A single Echinimonas agarilytica DNA region contains:
- a CDS encoding DUF962 domain-containing protein — protein MPNASLHQLLDKYGESHQNKTNKLIHWICVPAIFFSVVALVWSIPVPSLFAEAGAWLNWATIALALALFYYVRLSIMMAFGMLLFSGICAWLSFWLQANATIPLWQLALSIFVVAWVGQFIGHHIEGKKPSFFDDFLFLLIGPAWLMHFLYQRLGIRF, from the coding sequence ATGCCAAATGCATCGTTGCATCAACTACTCGATAAATATGGTGAAAGTCACCAGAACAAAACAAATAAACTGATTCACTGGATATGCGTGCCTGCGATATTTTTCAGTGTGGTGGCACTCGTGTGGAGCATACCCGTGCCTTCCCTATTTGCTGAGGCAGGTGCGTGGCTTAATTGGGCAACCATTGCCTTGGCATTGGCGCTGTTTTATTACGTCAGACTATCGATAATGATGGCATTTGGAATGCTATTGTTTAGCGGAATATGCGCTTGGTTAAGTTTTTGGCTGCAAGCCAATGCCACTATACCATTGTGGCAATTGGCTTTAAGTATTTTTGTGGTGGCTTGGGTAGGGCAATTTATTGGACATCACATCGAAGGAAAGAAGCCCTCATTTTTTGATGACTTCTTGTTCTTATTAATTGGTCCTGCTTGGCTCATGCATTTTTTGTATCAGCGCTTGGGCATTCGCTTTTAG
- a CDS encoding Maf family protein — protein sequence MTLPIVLGSTSPFRKAILEKLQIPFQCSAPNIDENAQPDENPKDLVARLAFEKATEVAKVHDSSLIIGSDQVAVVGNQILGKPHTHDNAVQQLQNSSGQVVTFLTGLCLYNSHNHTSETIVEPFEVHFKDLSTEEIENYLQLETPYKCAGSFKSEAAGIALFEKLSGDDPNTLIGLPLIQLIKMLKKQGLDVLSLARQS from the coding sequence ATGACATTACCTATTGTTTTGGGCAGCACATCGCCCTTTAGAAAAGCGATTCTAGAAAAGCTACAAATCCCCTTCCAGTGCAGTGCCCCGAATATTGATGAAAACGCACAACCCGATGAAAATCCAAAAGATTTAGTGGCAAGACTCGCCTTTGAAAAAGCCACAGAAGTTGCCAAGGTTCATGACAGCTCACTCATTATCGGTTCCGATCAGGTAGCGGTTGTGGGCAACCAAATACTGGGTAAGCCTCATACGCACGACAATGCTGTTCAACAATTACAAAATAGCAGCGGCCAAGTGGTCACTTTTTTAACCGGCCTATGCTTGTATAACAGTCACAATCATACTTCTGAAACGATTGTAGAGCCGTTTGAAGTTCACTTTAAAGATTTAAGTACCGAAGAAATTGAAAATTACCTCCAATTAGAAACTCCCTATAAGTGTGCTGGAAGCTTTAAAAGTGAAGCGGCAGGTATTGCCTTGTTTGAAAAGTTATCGGGTGACGACCCCAATACACTGATTGGGTTACCGCTAATTCAATTGATTAAAATGCTCAAGAAGCAAGGCTTGGACGTACTCTCCCTCGCCCGCCAATCTTGA
- a CDS encoding YceD family protein, with protein MQKVNIPVHLDPGRSATKQQCFDGVIPQRVLQRLSDVSVEDGGVDVAIACDRDEQHLATLTVTINTQLKLECQRCNEPFLHDIGINVIYSPVKDDAAAEQLPAEYEAVILPEADNLNLHQLIEDEILLAVPYVPMHLPSECKQESHTSWGKTDDAQEDKPNPFAVLNKLKSSEE; from the coding sequence ATGCAAAAAGTGAATATTCCTGTACATCTCGATCCGGGCCGTTCTGCAACAAAACAGCAGTGTTTTGATGGAGTCATCCCACAACGAGTTTTACAACGTCTCTCAGATGTTTCTGTTGAAGACGGTGGTGTGGATGTCGCGATAGCATGTGACCGCGATGAACAGCATCTGGCCACGCTGACTGTCACTATAAACACTCAGTTGAAGTTGGAATGTCAGCGCTGTAACGAGCCTTTTCTTCATGATATAGGCATAAACGTTATATATAGCCCGGTCAAAGATGATGCTGCAGCAGAGCAGTTACCCGCTGAATATGAAGCGGTCATTCTGCCTGAAGCGGATAATTTGAATTTACACCAATTGATTGAGGACGAAATCTTGTTGGCGGTACCTTATGTACCGATGCATTTACCCAGTGAATGTAAGCAAGAAAGTCACACCAGTTGGGGTAAAACTGATGATGCCCAAGAGGATAAACCCAATCCTTTTGCGGTGCTTAATAAATTAAAAAGCAGTGAGGAGTAA
- the rpmF gene encoding 50S ribosomal protein L32, translating to MAVQKSKVTRSRRGMRRSHDSLSGPTLSVDATSGETHLRHHVTADGYYKGRKVK from the coding sequence ATGGCTGTTCAAAAGAGCAAGGTAACTCGTTCACGACGCGGCATGCGTCGTTCACACGATTCTTTAAGTGGTCCAACTTTGTCTGTAGACGCGACGTCTGGTGAAACTCACCTTCGTCACCACGTTACAGCTGACGGCTACTACAAAGGTCGTAAAGTAAAGTAA
- the plsX gene encoding phosphate acyltransferase PlsX yields MRNLTVALDVMGGDFGPSITLSAASQALSLYPNLYLLLVGQSDTIQSWLYSQSSDIQKRCSVIHSEQVIEMDERPVSALRNKRQSSMRLALDAVANGQAQACVSAGNTGALMAISRMVLKMLPGIERPALIAALPTLNGGRVHMLDLGANVDCDSDTLFQFALMGSAMTRVVEGISRPRVALLNIGEEEIKGNDQIKQTAQLLHNSGDINYTGYIEGNALFTGQADVVVCDGFVGNICLKTCEGLTSLLLSRLFSAQRTPAWKKWLIRKVFPEVIKLKDAMNPDQYNGASLLGLRGIVVKSHGNADENAMATAIGEAVIEIERQVPERIADTLESALMGK; encoded by the coding sequence TTGCGTAATCTAACCGTCGCGTTAGATGTAATGGGGGGCGATTTCGGCCCCTCCATTACTTTATCAGCTGCTTCTCAAGCACTCTCCTTATACCCCAATCTTTATCTATTATTGGTCGGGCAGTCAGATACGATCCAATCTTGGTTATATTCCCAATCCAGTGATATCCAGAAACGCTGCTCAGTGATTCATTCCGAGCAAGTCATCGAAATGGACGAACGTCCTGTGTCTGCGCTTCGAAATAAACGCCAATCATCCATGAGACTTGCGTTAGACGCTGTGGCCAATGGTCAGGCACAAGCATGCGTGAGTGCAGGCAATACGGGGGCATTGATGGCTATTTCACGAATGGTGTTGAAAATGCTGCCGGGCATCGAACGGCCTGCGCTTATTGCGGCTTTGCCGACACTCAATGGCGGTCGCGTACATATGTTGGATTTGGGCGCAAATGTCGATTGTGACTCTGACACTCTGTTTCAATTTGCCTTAATGGGCTCAGCTATGACGCGCGTTGTTGAAGGCATTTCGCGCCCTCGCGTCGCTTTGCTTAATATTGGTGAAGAAGAGATCAAAGGCAACGATCAAATTAAACAGACTGCGCAGCTACTTCATAATAGCGGTGATATTAATTACACCGGCTATATCGAGGGAAATGCTTTGTTTACAGGGCAAGCGGATGTTGTTGTTTGTGATGGTTTTGTTGGAAATATTTGTCTTAAAACCTGTGAAGGACTGACAAGCTTATTACTGTCGCGGTTATTTTCAGCGCAACGCACACCAGCATGGAAAAAGTGGTTGATTCGCAAGGTTTTTCCTGAAGTGATTAAACTGAAAGATGCGATGAACCCCGACCAGTACAATGGGGCAAGTTTGTTAGGATTGCGTGGAATTGTGGTCAAGAGCCATGGTAATGCTGACGAAAACGCAATGGCTACAGCGATTGGCGAAGCTGTCATCGAGATCGAACGGCAAGTCCCTGAGCGGATTGCCGACACTCTGGAATCCGCCCTTATGGGCAAATAA
- a CDS encoding beta-ketoacyl-ACP synthase III, with translation MYARIIGTGSYAPSTVRTNADLEAMVETSNEWILERTGIAERRIIGNDESITDLARHASVNALEAAGIDADGLDMIIVATASNALAFPSVACQLQSALGVNSIPAFDVAAACSGFVYALSVADQYIKTGFAKRILVVGADTLSKMCEPNDRTTIILFGDAAAAVVLEASEETGILSTHLHADGRHTDLLKASVPAHGEVSGPDDYMFMKGNEVFKVAVTKLSEIVAETLKSNELDKQQIDWLVPHQANLRIIAATARKLSMSMDHVVVNLERYGNTSAASVPLALDEAVRDGRIQRGQTLLLEAFGSGFTWGSALIKY, from the coding sequence ATGTACGCAAGAATAATTGGAACAGGCAGCTACGCTCCGTCTACGGTTCGTACCAATGCCGACTTAGAAGCAATGGTTGAAACTAGCAATGAATGGATCCTTGAACGGACCGGCATTGCAGAACGACGTATTATTGGTAACGATGAGAGCATTACTGATTTAGCCCGTCACGCATCTGTAAATGCACTTGAAGCGGCTGGTATTGATGCCGATGGTCTAGACATGATCATCGTTGCTACAGCAAGTAATGCACTTGCTTTTCCTAGTGTTGCCTGTCAGTTGCAATCTGCACTAGGCGTAAATTCTATTCCTGCATTTGATGTGGCCGCAGCCTGTTCGGGCTTTGTGTACGCACTGAGTGTTGCGGATCAATATATCAAAACGGGCTTTGCCAAAAGAATCTTGGTCGTCGGCGCAGACACATTGAGCAAAATGTGTGAACCGAATGATCGCACGACTATTATTCTATTTGGAGATGCAGCGGCTGCTGTGGTGCTCGAAGCATCAGAAGAAACTGGCATATTGTCCACCCATTTGCATGCTGATGGTCGTCATACAGACTTATTGAAAGCCTCTGTTCCTGCCCACGGTGAAGTATCGGGGCCAGACGATTACATGTTTATGAAGGGCAATGAGGTCTTTAAAGTGGCCGTTACTAAACTGAGTGAAATTGTCGCAGAGACGCTCAAATCCAATGAGCTAGATAAACAGCAAATCGATTGGTTAGTGCCACACCAAGCGAACTTACGGATTATTGCAGCAACAGCTCGCAAGCTCAGTATGAGCATGGATCACGTTGTTGTGAATTTAGAACGCTACGGCAATACCTCTGCTGCATCAGTGCCCTTGGCTTTAGATGAAGCGGTCAGAGATGGGCGGATTCAACGTGGACAAACACTGTTGTTAGAAGCGTTCGGTAGTGGTTTTACTTGGGGCTCAGCCCTGATCAAATATTGA
- the fabD gene encoding ACP S-malonyltransferase: MTSKRVFLFPGQGSQTVGMLGEWATHPVVKQTFDEASAVLGYDLADLIQNGPAEELNKTFVAQPALLATSVALYRAYIAEDGDVPDYMAGHSLGEYSALVCAEAIPFAQGIKLVEQRGKFMQAAVPEGTGGMAAIIGLPAEKVVECCAEAADGEVVSAVNFNSPIQTVIAGQAEAVVRASAVCKDAGAKRVVPLPVSVPSHCALMEPAAAQLQVALGDVDVNLPQVSVVNNADVAIRTEPDAIIGALVRQLFSPVRWSETVTWLADDGVTEAYEFGPGAVLTGLIKRAEKRIAIKTVNTAEAAVLLANGEE, from the coding sequence ATGACATCTAAACGTGTATTTTTATTCCCAGGCCAAGGCTCTCAAACGGTAGGCATGCTCGGTGAATGGGCCACACACCCTGTTGTTAAACAGACCTTTGATGAAGCATCAGCCGTACTTGGCTATGATCTGGCTGATCTTATTCAGAACGGCCCAGCAGAAGAACTGAACAAAACATTTGTTGCGCAGCCAGCATTGCTAGCCACAAGCGTTGCTTTGTATCGTGCATACATTGCAGAAGACGGCGATGTACCTGACTATATGGCCGGACACAGTTTGGGCGAATATTCGGCATTAGTCTGCGCTGAAGCGATTCCTTTCGCGCAGGGTATTAAACTGGTAGAACAACGCGGCAAGTTTATGCAAGCCGCTGTTCCTGAGGGAACCGGTGGAATGGCTGCTATCATTGGTTTGCCCGCTGAGAAAGTTGTGGAGTGTTGTGCTGAAGCCGCAGATGGCGAAGTCGTGTCTGCCGTGAATTTTAACTCTCCAATTCAAACGGTGATAGCAGGCCAAGCAGAGGCCGTTGTTCGAGCAAGTGCGGTCTGTAAAGATGCTGGTGCTAAACGCGTGGTGCCGTTGCCAGTAAGTGTGCCATCTCATTGTGCTTTGATGGAACCTGCCGCAGCTCAATTGCAAGTTGCTCTGGGCGATGTTGATGTCAATTTGCCTCAAGTGTCGGTTGTGAATAATGCAGATGTGGCAATCCGAACTGAGCCTGATGCAATCATTGGTGCGCTTGTACGACAATTGTTCAGCCCTGTTCGCTGGTCTGAAACAGTCACTTGGTTGGCTGACGATGGCGTAACAGAGGCATATGAGTTCGGCCCAGGAGCGGTTCTCACAGGATTAATTAAACGCGCCGAAAAGCGTATTGCGATTAAAACAGTAAATACAGCTGAAGCCGCTGTATTGCTCGCGAACGGCGAAGAGTAA
- the fabG gene encoding 3-oxoacyl-ACP reductase FabG, whose product MSDLTGQVVLVTGASRGIGRATAELLAEQGAFVFGTATSDNGAQAISDYLGDQGHGLKLNVTDSESVAEVFKTIKELKGDIDILVNNAGITRDNIFMRMKDDEWEDVIDTNLTSLFRLSKAVVRGMMKKRAGRIINIGSVVGTMGNAGQANYAAAKAGLIGFTKALGRELASRNITVNAVAPGFIETDMTHALDDGQKDAIMGQVPLNRLGSPKEIAATVAFLASPVAGYITGETIHVNGGMYMV is encoded by the coding sequence ATGTCGGATTTAACCGGACAAGTAGTATTAGTAACAGGTGCTAGCCGAGGTATTGGCCGTGCGACAGCAGAATTGTTAGCGGAGCAAGGCGCATTTGTTTTTGGCACTGCGACAAGCGACAATGGTGCGCAAGCGATTAGCGACTACTTAGGTGACCAAGGTCATGGTTTAAAACTTAATGTGACAGATTCAGAGTCAGTTGCAGAAGTTTTTAAGACGATCAAGGAACTTAAAGGTGACATTGATATCTTAGTCAATAATGCCGGTATTACCCGTGACAACATTTTCATGCGCATGAAAGATGACGAATGGGAAGATGTGATTGATACCAATCTCACGTCGCTGTTTCGTCTTTCTAAAGCAGTTGTGCGCGGCATGATGAAAAAGCGTGCGGGCCGAATTATCAACATTGGTTCGGTGGTTGGTACCATGGGTAACGCAGGGCAGGCGAACTATGCTGCTGCTAAAGCGGGTTTGATTGGCTTTACCAAAGCCTTGGGACGAGAGCTTGCTTCTCGCAACATCACAGTCAACGCTGTAGCGCCAGGCTTCATCGAGACAGACATGACCCATGCTCTAGATGATGGACAAAAAGACGCGATTATGGGACAAGTACCTCTGAATCGTTTAGGATCGCCGAAAGAAATTGCTGCAACTGTTGCATTTTTGGCTTCTCCAGTGGCAGGTTACATCACTGGCGAAACCATTCATGTTAACGGTGGCATGTATATGGTTTAA
- the acpP gene encoding acyl carrier protein, producing the protein MSTIEERVKKIIIEQLGVKEEEVKSESSFVDDLGADSLDTVELVMALEEEFDTEIPDEEAEKITTVQAAVDYILAHQD; encoded by the coding sequence ATGAGCACTATCGAAGAACGCGTTAAGAAGATCATCATCGAACAACTTGGTGTTAAAGAAGAAGAAGTTAAGTCAGAATCTTCTTTCGTAGATGATTTGGGCGCTGACTCTCTGGATACAGTTGAGCTAGTAATGGCTCTTGAAGAAGAGTTCGATACAGAGATTCCGGATGAAGAAGCCGAGAAGATCACTACTGTTCAAGCAGCCGTAGATTACATCTTGGCTCACCAAGACTAA
- the fabF gene encoding beta-ketoacyl-ACP synthase II, with protein MSKRRIVVTGMGVLSPVGNSIKEAWPNLLAGKSGITNIEHFDAAQFPTRFAGLIQDFNIEEYISKKDARKMDDFIQYGIAAGIQALKDSGIEVTEDNAHRIGAAIGSGIGGLGLIEQNHSNLEANGPRKISPFFVPSTIINMVAGHLSIMYGLKGPNIAITTACTTGVHNIGHAARMIAYGDADVMVAGGCEKASTPLGMGGFGAARALSTRNDEPQKASRPWDKDRDGFVLGDGAGVMVLEEYEHAKARGAKIYAELAGFGMSGDAFHMTSPPADGSGAAASMQNALNDADVSPEVVGYINAHGTSTPAGDIAETNAVKSVFGQHAYDLKVSSTKSMTGHLLGAAGSVEAIFTILALCDQEIPPTINLDNPDEGCDLDYVPHVAAKHTMEYALCNSFGFGGTNGSLLFKRV; from the coding sequence GTGTCCAAACGTCGTATTGTTGTTACTGGTATGGGTGTTTTATCGCCTGTCGGTAATTCCATAAAAGAGGCCTGGCCAAATCTATTGGCAGGTAAGAGTGGCATCACAAACATCGAACATTTCGATGCGGCCCAATTTCCAACACGCTTCGCTGGATTGATTCAAGATTTCAACATTGAAGAGTACATCTCTAAAAAAGATGCTCGTAAAATGGATGACTTTATTCAATATGGCATTGCCGCAGGTATCCAAGCTCTCAAAGACTCGGGTATTGAAGTGACAGAAGACAATGCTCACCGTATTGGTGCAGCAATTGGTTCTGGCATTGGTGGTTTAGGTTTAATTGAACAAAACCACAGCAATTTAGAAGCAAACGGTCCTCGTAAGATTTCTCCATTCTTCGTTCCATCTACCATCATCAATATGGTAGCAGGGCATTTATCGATTATGTATGGCCTGAAAGGTCCAAACATTGCGATTACTACAGCCTGTACTACTGGCGTTCATAACATTGGTCATGCCGCACGCATGATTGCTTATGGTGATGCTGATGTGATGGTTGCAGGTGGATGTGAGAAAGCTTCAACACCTTTGGGAATGGGTGGTTTTGGTGCTGCACGTGCATTATCAACTCGCAATGACGAACCGCAAAAGGCGAGTCGTCCATGGGACAAAGACCGAGATGGTTTTGTCTTGGGTGATGGTGCAGGTGTCATGGTACTCGAAGAGTATGAGCATGCCAAAGCACGTGGCGCTAAGATTTATGCAGAATTAGCTGGTTTTGGCATGAGTGGTGATGCATTTCATATGACCTCTCCACCGGCTGATGGTTCTGGTGCCGCGGCTTCAATGCAAAATGCATTGAACGACGCTGATGTGTCGCCAGAGGTAGTTGGTTATATCAACGCTCATGGCACTTCGACGCCTGCAGGTGATATTGCTGAGACCAACGCCGTTAAATCTGTTTTTGGTCAACATGCGTATGATTTAAAAGTGAGCTCTACTAAATCGATGACAGGACACCTATTAGGTGCTGCGGGTTCAGTGGAAGCTATCTTTACAATTTTAGCGCTGTGTGACCAAGAGATCCCACCTACCATTAATCTGGATAACCCAGATGAAGGTTGTGATTTGGATTACGTACCTCATGTAGCTGCGAAACACACAATGGAATACGCATTGTGCAACTCGTTTGGCTTTGGTGGTACCAATGGAAGCTTATTGTTTAAGCGCGTTTAA
- the pabC gene encoding aminodeoxychorismate lyase: MWINGQLNTSIDPTDRSVSFGDGVFTTCRVVHGKIEHLELHLQRLKRGCHALSIKSVDWALLEHEMHQAASSTDTYSVCKAIVSRGCGGRGYSPEQVTCPTRIVGIFDFPSFVSEWRHHGIALVLGSLKLGVQPALAGHKTLNRLEQVLGKQELIAQGALEGVFCDSNGYVVECNASNLFWRKGTEIFTPRLNQAGVAGICRQRILQYCAEHHTVVNEVSVYPAQLEDADEMFICNGVMGPVPITHFQQHQFVSHFFCRLLQKELDPLNV, translated from the coding sequence ATGTGGATTAACGGACAACTAAACACCTCGATAGATCCCACTGACCGATCGGTTAGTTTTGGTGATGGTGTGTTTACAACATGTCGCGTTGTTCATGGCAAAATTGAACATCTTGAACTTCATCTTCAACGATTAAAGCGTGGCTGTCATGCGTTAAGTATTAAGAGTGTTGATTGGGCTTTGCTTGAGCATGAAATGCACCAGGCGGCTTCTTCAACCGATACCTATAGCGTATGCAAAGCTATTGTGTCTCGGGGCTGTGGTGGACGTGGTTATAGTCCTGAACAAGTTACTTGCCCAACTCGAATCGTCGGTATATTTGACTTCCCCAGCTTTGTCAGTGAATGGCGCCATCATGGTATTGCATTGGTTCTTGGCTCGCTAAAGCTTGGCGTGCAACCGGCTTTGGCCGGACACAAAACCCTTAATCGACTCGAACAAGTGCTCGGTAAGCAGGAGTTAATTGCGCAAGGAGCGCTTGAAGGCGTTTTCTGTGACAGTAATGGTTACGTGGTGGAATGTAACGCGTCCAATTTGTTTTGGCGCAAGGGAACAGAGATTTTCACGCCTCGTTTAAACCAAGCTGGCGTTGCTGGAATTTGTCGTCAACGCATTTTGCAATATTGCGCTGAACATCACACTGTTGTGAACGAAGTTTCGGTGTATCCAGCACAACTTGAAGATGCCGATGAGATGTTCATCTGCAACGGAGTTATGGGCCCAGTCCCTATTACTCATTTCCAACAACATCAGTTTGTTTCTCACTTCTTCTGTCGTTTGTTGCAAAAGGAATTGGATCCTCTCAATGTCTAA
- the mltG gene encoding endolytic transglycosylase MltG, with product MSKWLRFIGLFVVVAALVAGAAWQYYQYQMKQFLLQPVVISSPQVIQVLPGKSVKSLMRDWQQNGWIENANYMRWLLKRQPEFGKIRVGTYQIETDQSLLQSLEHLISGAEHQYSMTFVEGSRWADWQTQLAQADTLNSSPILNQQQALLQHLGIEHPLIEGWLYPDTYFYTQGTPSLTIVERAHDRMKQMLKEAWAKRQQESDDHIKTPYEALILASIIEKETGQPDERPTIASVFHNRFDLRMRLQTDPTVIYGMGDRYEGNITKADLREATAYNTYVIRGLPPTPIAMPGIEAIEAAINPIETDYLYFVSQGNGRHVFSKTLQEHNANVRRYILNRE from the coding sequence ATGTCTAAATGGTTACGTTTCATTGGTTTATTCGTTGTGGTTGCAGCGCTTGTCGCCGGTGCAGCTTGGCAATATTATCAATATCAAATGAAGCAATTTTTGCTTCAACCCGTTGTTATTTCTTCACCTCAAGTCATCCAGGTTTTACCGGGCAAGTCGGTGAAGTCATTGATGCGTGACTGGCAGCAAAATGGCTGGATTGAAAACGCTAATTACATGCGGTGGTTGCTAAAACGCCAACCTGAATTTGGCAAAATTCGAGTGGGGACCTATCAAATTGAAACAGATCAGAGCTTGCTTCAAAGCTTAGAACATTTGATTTCTGGGGCTGAGCATCAATATTCAATGACCTTTGTTGAGGGCAGCCGTTGGGCCGATTGGCAAACACAGCTTGCGCAGGCCGACACGCTCAATTCCTCGCCAATATTGAATCAACAGCAAGCCTTGTTGCAACACTTAGGTATTGAGCACCCCCTCATTGAGGGATGGCTTTACCCTGATACATATTTCTATACCCAAGGCACGCCTTCATTAACAATTGTAGAGCGCGCACATGATCGCATGAAGCAAATGCTTAAAGAGGCTTGGGCAAAGCGTCAACAAGAAAGCGATGATCATATCAAGACACCCTATGAAGCGCTGATTTTGGCGTCAATTATTGAAAAAGAAACGGGTCAACCTGACGAGCGGCCCACTATTGCATCAGTGTTTCACAATCGTTTTGATCTGCGAATGCGTTTACAAACCGACCCCACCGTTATTTATGGAATGGGCGACCGGTACGAAGGCAACATTACCAAAGCTGATTTACGTGAGGCCACTGCTTACAACACTTATGTTATTCGGGGGTTACCGCCAACGCCTATTGCAATGCCCGGTATTGAGGCCATAGAAGCGGCCATTAATCCGATTGAAACAGACTATTTATACTTTGTAAGTCAAGGCAATGGGCGCCATGTGTTTTCTAAAACGTTGCAAGAACATAATGCCAATGTTCGTCGCTACATATTGAATCGGGAGTAA
- the tmk gene encoding dTMP kinase: protein MSGKFIVIEGLEGAGKSTASHCVRDILMQRGITLEQCREPGGTGLGEALRELVKSPDLEDSPCAKAELLLMYASRAQLVETRIKPALGKGSWVLGDRHDLSSQAYQGGGRQLSQAMLAQMRDLVLGDFRPDLTIYMDIDPVIGLERAGRRGALDRIEQESLDFFHRTRARYLELAEGDASIVTIDASQSLEKVEADIADAVNARISSWLSHD, encoded by the coding sequence TTGAGCGGAAAGTTCATTGTTATTGAAGGCCTTGAAGGCGCAGGTAAATCCACTGCTAGCCACTGTGTCCGAGATATCTTAATGCAGCGAGGCATTACACTAGAGCAATGCAGAGAGCCCGGTGGAACGGGTTTGGGCGAAGCACTACGTGAATTGGTTAAAAGCCCAGATCTTGAAGATAGCCCTTGCGCTAAAGCAGAGTTGTTGCTGATGTACGCGAGCCGCGCTCAATTGGTCGAAACACGGATCAAACCTGCGTTGGGCAAAGGCAGTTGGGTATTAGGTGATCGCCACGATTTATCGTCACAAGCCTACCAGGGGGGAGGGCGCCAACTCTCTCAAGCAATGCTTGCGCAAATGAGAGACTTAGTGTTGGGTGACTTTAGGCCTGATCTAACCATCTACATGGACATTGATCCTGTGATTGGTTTGGAACGAGCCGGTCGACGAGGCGCGCTTGACCGCATAGAACAAGAGTCGCTCGACTTTTTTCATCGCACACGCGCACGATATCTTGAACTCGCTGAGGGGGATGCTTCCATTGTGACCATTGATGCTAGTCAATCTCTGGAAAAAGTAGAGGCTGATATTGCGGATGCTGTGAACGCGCGTATTTCATCTTGGCTCAGCCATGACTGA
- the holB gene encoding DNA polymerase III subunit delta' gives MTELFPWQATSQNYLLQLIASDRLPHAMLFSGTHGIGKGRLVEWLAHRLLCHQPTSQGACGVCRSCLLLKAGSHPDLIQIESDKASIGVDLIRQAITSLSETAHQQGARVVIIEHAQNMTESASNALLKTLEEPGRQSFLLLTSPSASQLMATITSRCQNYVVPVPDENIALEWLQQQGSDATEAHLRLNCGAPLVTQKFVSDGNHLRLDAFLVRMLGVLKGQVPAQELVDEAVADSPESFAWLCALLLDVQKVMAGASKDYLVFANHWTELQGVAAMYDHQCPDWAPWLSRWQLALSGRGLNLSMQWQAMLSELSLQLGAESALTLSGKLP, from the coding sequence ATGACTGAGTTATTTCCATGGCAAGCGACGAGTCAAAACTATCTATTGCAACTGATTGCATCTGATAGGCTCCCTCATGCAATGTTATTTAGCGGCACTCATGGTATTGGTAAAGGAAGACTCGTTGAGTGGCTGGCTCATCGCTTATTGTGCCATCAGCCAACGTCTCAAGGTGCTTGTGGTGTTTGCCGAAGTTGCTTGCTGCTCAAAGCTGGCAGTCACCCTGATTTAATTCAAATTGAAAGTGACAAAGCCAGCATCGGCGTCGACTTAATTCGACAAGCCATCACCAGCTTGAGTGAAACTGCACATCAGCAAGGAGCGCGAGTGGTGATCATCGAACACGCTCAAAACATGACGGAATCTGCGTCTAACGCATTGCTTAAAACGCTTGAAGAGCCAGGCCGGCAAAGCTTTCTTTTGCTCACTAGCCCAAGCGCGAGTCAGCTGATGGCAACAATCACCAGCCGATGCCAAAACTATGTTGTACCTGTGCCTGATGAAAACATCGCGCTTGAATGGTTGCAGCAACAAGGGAGTGACGCAACCGAAGCACACCTTCGGCTCAATTGTGGTGCTCCATTAGTCACTCAAAAATTTGTGTCTGATGGTAACCATCTTCGGCTCGATGCATTTCTAGTGCGAATGCTGGGTGTGCTGAAAGGCCAAGTTCCTGCTCAAGAGTTGGTTGATGAAGCGGTGGCAGACTCGCCTGAGTCGTTTGCTTGGCTTTGCGCTCTATTGTTAGATGTACAAAAAGTCATGGCGGGTGCCAGCAAAGACTATTTGGTGTTTGCTAATCATTGGACTGAGTTACAAGGTGTCGCCGCTATGTATGATCATCAGTGCCCTGATTGGGCTCCTTGGCTGTCTCGTTGGCAGTTGGCCTTGTCGGGGCGAGGTCTAAATTTAAGTATGCAATGGCAGGCGATGCTATCAGAGTTGTCCTTGCAACTGGGGGCTGAATCGGCTCTAACCTTGAGCGGGAAACTCCCGTAA